In Gopherus flavomarginatus isolate rGopFla2 chromosome 5, rGopFla2.mat.asm, whole genome shotgun sequence, one DNA window encodes the following:
- the LOC127052871 gene encoding claudin-9-like, with protein MASAGLELLAMGLCIFGWLGSIISCALPMWKVTAFIGNNIVVAQIIWEGLWMNCIVQSTGQMQCKVYDSMLALPQDLQAARALMVISVLLAVLALLVSVVGAKCTNCVEDEGTKARIMIVSGAVFVVAGILCLIPVCWSANTIIRDFYNPLVSEALKRELGAALYVGWAAAALLVLGGSLLCCSCPPRSERYPPRVGYMAAARSGVGSGVDKRDYV; from the coding sequence atgGCTTCTGCAGGGCTAGAGCTCTTGGCCATGGGGCTATGCATCTTTGGCTGGCTGGGCTCCATCATCTCCTGTGCCCTGCCCATGTGGAAGGTGACGGCCTTCATCGGCAACAACATCGTGGTGGCGCAGATCATCTGGGAGGGGCTGTGGATGAACTGCATCGTGCAGAGCACGGGCCAGATGCAGTGTAAGGTCTATGACTCTATGCTGGCGCTGCCCCAGGACCTGCAGGCCGCCCGTGCCCTCATGGTCATCTCGGTGCTGCTGGCCGTGCTGGCCTTGCTGGTGAGTGTGGTGGGCGCCAAGTGCACCAACTGCGTGGAGGACGAAGGCACCAAGGCGCGGATCATGATTGTCTCTGGTGCCGTCTTCGTGGTCGCCGGCATCCTCTGCCTCATCCCCGTGTGCTGGTCAGCCAACACCATCATCCGGGACTTCTACAACCCGCTGGTGTCCGAAGCCCTGAAGCGGGAGCTGGGGGCGGCGCTATATGTGGGGTGGGCAGCCGCCGCCCTGCTGGTTCTGGGAGGGTCTCTGCTTTGCTGCTCCTGCCCACCCCGCTCCGAGAGGTACCCACCCCGGGTTGGGTACATGGCAGCTGCCAGGTCTGGAGTGGGCAGCGGGGTGGACAAGAGAGACTATGTGtga
- the LOC127052874 gene encoding claudin-4-like, with the protein MASAGLQILGMALSVVGWLGSIISCALPMWKVTAFIGNNIVVAQIIWEGLWMNCIVQSTGQMQCKVYDSMLALPQDLQAARALMVISVLLAVLALLVSVVGAKCTNCVEDEGTKARIMIVSGAVFVVAGILCLIPVCWSANTIIRDFYNPLMSEAQKRELGASLYIGWAAAALLVLGGGLLCCTCPKRNTNYSARYTAAVSQPRSDYPSKNYV; encoded by the coding sequence ATGGCCTCAGCAGGTCTCCAGATCTTGGGCATGGCTCTCTCGGTGGTGGGCTGGCTGGGCTCCATCATCTCCTGCGCCCTGCCCATGTGGAAGGTGACGGCCTTCATCGGCAACAACATTGTGGTGGCGCAGATCATCTGGGAGGGGCTATGGATGAACTGCATCGTGCAGAGCACGGGCCAGATGCAGTGTAAGGTCTATGACTCTATGCTGGCGCTGCCCCAGGACCTGCAGGCCGCCCGCGCCCTCATGGTCATCTCGGTGCTGCTGGCCGTGCTGGCCTTACTGGTGAGCGTGGTGGGCGCCAAGTGCACCAACTGCGTGGAGGACGAAGGCACCAAGGCGCGGATCATGATTGTCTCCGGTGCCGTCTTCGTGGTCGCCGGCATCCTCTGCCTCATCCCCGTGTGCTGGTCAGCCAACACCATCATCCGGGACTTCTACAACCCGCTGATGTCTGAAGCCCAGAAGCGGGAGCTGGGGGCTTCCCTCTACATCggctgggctgctgcagccctgctggTTCTGGGGGGCGGCCTCCTCTGCTGCACCTGTCCCAAGAGAAACACCAACTACAGCGCCCGTTACACCGCCGCCGTCTCACAGCCCCGCAGTGACTACCCCAGCAAGAACTACGTCTGA